The window CCCGCCCGGGTGCGGACCGAGAGCCGCTCGACCACATCGAGCGACTCCGAGGCCGCATCGAACGTGCGGATGGCGATCTCACCCTGGATGCCGTGGGCCCGGGCCACATAGCCGAGCTCCAACAAGGGCCGGGGCGTCACGGGGCGTCAGGGCCCGGAGGGGCCGGCGGTGCGGGCGCCGCACGCCGGTCATCGAGGATTTCGAGGCGGGCCTTCTGTCCCTGCTTGTGGGCCGCGGCCCCCAGCAGCGTCCGGAGAGCGTTCACGGTGCGCCCATCACGGCCGATGAC is drawn from Stigmatella aurantiaca and contains these coding sequences:
- a CDS encoding KH domain-containing protein; the encoded protein is MEQLVTYLARALVDQPDQVGLRVSEVDGARLFELKVAPEDVGKVIGRDGRTVNALRTLLGAAAHKQGQKARLEILDDRRAAPAPPAPPGPDAP